From Rubrobacter calidifluminis:
GTTCGGGCCAGCGGAAGATGACGGCCACCGGGGGCGGCAGCCGCGTCCCGAGGCTGAGCCGCACCTCGGGCCTGCCGAAGGATTTGGCGATCGCATTGACCTCCCTTGCCGCCTCTGGTGAGCTGTTGAAGGCTCTGGCGGCTGCCTCGAGCCTCCTCTCCGGGTCCGTGAGCTCGGAGAGGAGGGACTCGAGCTCATGCAGCCGGGAGCGCAGGGTGGTGTTCTCCTCCTCGAGCCGGGCGAGCTTTCGCCGCAGGTCCCTCGTCTCCTCGTCCCGACGGCGGAAGAAGGGGCCGCGCCTCTCCCTGAGGGAGTGCAGCTCCCGTTCTATCGCGTCCCGTTCGGCCTTCGCCTCGTCGGCCTCGAGCCGCAGGGCGGCGAGCTCCTCGTAGAGGTTGCGCAGGTGCTCCTCCCGGGCTTCGAGGCGGGAGCGCAGCTCCTCCGGCTCCACGCCGGTCAATCCTCGTCTGCCGGGTCCGCACCGTCTGCGGGCTCCGGTTGCTCGCGGGCCGCGCGTCCGGCGCCGCCGGGAGCCTTCTCCTCCCCTTCCTTCCTGGCCTTCTTCTGGGGCTCTTCCTGTTCCTCCGGGGGTTTGGGGAGCCCCGTGATCTCGTGCACCCTCTCGAAGAGCTCCTCGGGGGAGGGGCGTTCTTCGAACCAGGCGTGCGCTATGCGGCGGTCCTTGCCCACGATGAAGGTCGCCGGCCGGGCGTAGTCCCCGTGCTCGCGGTCGCGCTCCAGAAGCCCCCACTCGGGGACCCACTCCCGGGTGTAGTCGTAGAGGACGTAGGATTTTATGCCGGTCTTGCGCCAGAACTCGCGCGCCTCGTCCGGCTCGGCCACGCCGATGCCGACGATGGTGCCGAGCGCGAGGTTTATGTCGTCCTCCTTCTTCGCCAGCGCCCGGAAGTATTCTGCGTCCTCCTCCGACCACGGGCGGTAGAAGGCGACCACCACCGGTCCCCGGACGGTGCGCAGGCTGAGGCGCAGTCTGCCTCCCTGTGCGCTCTGCAGGTTGAAGTCCGGGGCCTCCTCGCCGACCTTCGGGGTCGCTGCCTTCGTGCGTGCCACCTTCGAGATCCTCCTTGAGCCGTGTGGGCCGCTTCCGTGGCATCCATATTACAGCAGCTTCCGGTGCGGTCTCCCCCTGTGGTACCTTTCCGGGATGGAAAGCCCCTTCTCGCGGAGGTGACGGAGCCCTGAAGCTTCTCGTGACCCACGGCTACATGTTCTCCGGCTCGGGGAGCAACGTCTACGTGCAGAACCTCTGCCGGGCGCTGGTGCGCGGGGGACACGAGGTGCACCTGCTCTGTCAGGAGCCCGACCCCCTCTCCTACGACTTCGTGGACGCCCACGCCACCGCGGATGCGGATGGGACCGGGGTGCTCGGCGAACGGGAAACGCCGTACCCGGGACGTTGCGTGGTCTACAACCCCGCGATCGGAGACCTCCTGCCGGTCTACGTCTACGACGAATACCC
This genomic window contains:
- a CDS encoding peroxiredoxin family protein, whose amino-acid sequence is MARTKAATPKVGEEAPDFNLQSAQGGRLRLSLRTVRGPVVVAFYRPWSEEDAEYFRALAKKEDDINLALGTIVGIGVAEPDEAREFWRKTGIKSYVLYDYTREWVPEWGLLERDREHGDYARPATFIVGKDRRIAHAWFEERPSPEELFERVHEITGLPKPPEEQEEPQKKARKEGEEKAPGGAGRAAREQPEPADGADPADED